Proteins from one Apis cerana isolate GH-2021 linkage group LG11, AcerK_1.0, whole genome shotgun sequence genomic window:
- the LOC107993568 gene encoding galactose mutarotase, with protein MDFHACNCKNVTITEGIFGEIWIDDRDQILSDVIPKTIKSYTMVNTNRMEIVIITWGATIVSLKCPDKYGYSADIVLGFDNIKGYTNPVTNPFIGCILGRCANRIKNGHITIRGRDYELTKNDFNGKHHLHGGTNGFGRKIWDSYIAGCSVVMSYLSQDGEEGYPGAVLTTIRFKLTSDNKLDICMRTTTSKPTIVNLSHGSMFNLAGHDSGEAELRKHKVLLNCDRWTFADYTDPIPTGAIRGVGGTVMDFRIPRILGEYMEKVPPGEGYDHNLCVTKSGQSGSSFVAKVWHVKSGRALEIYSDQRGVQFYTGGRLPPQISPELLPTYELLEDIGEIEENDELYKSDYEDEEEEMKIEKQYKKIITVPKKIEFILGKNGAQYKKYSAFSIQPQNYPNAIHYSHFPCSILYPGQVYYHDLTYKFEVHLANYM; from the exons atggATTTTCATGCTTGCAATTGCAAAAATGTAACAATTACAGAAGGAATATTTGGAGAAATTTGGATTG atGATAGAGATCAAATTTTATCTGATGTTATACcaaaaacgataaaatcatATACTATGGTGAATACTAATCGAAtggaaattgttattattacctGGGGTGCTACAATTGTATCTTTAAAATGTCCAGATAAATATGGATATTCTGCTGATATTGTTCTtggttttgataatataaaag GATATACAAATCCTGTAACAAATCCATTTATTGGTTGTATACTAGGCAGATGTGcaaatcgtattaaaaatgGACATATTACTATTAGAGGCAGAGATTatgaattaacaaaaaatgattttaatggaaaacATCATTTACATGGAgga ACAAATGGATTTGGTCGTAAAATTTGGGATTCATACATTGCTGGATGTTCAGTTGTTATGAGTTATTTAAGTCAAGATGGTGAAGAAGGCTATCCAGGTGCAGTGTTAACTacaataagatttaaattgaCTTCAGATAATAAGCTTGATATTTGTATGAGAACAACAACTTCAAAACCAACAATAGTGAATTTATCACATGGATCTATGTTTAATTTAGCTGGACat gatTCTGGAGAAGCTGAATTGAGAAAACATAAAGTACTACTGAATTGTGATCGATGGACATTTGCGGACTATACAGATCCAATTCCAACAGGTGCTATACGTGGAGTAGGTGGAACAGTAATGGATTTTCGAATACCTAGAATTCTAGGAGAATATATGGAAaag GTACCACCTGGAGAAGGTTATGATCATAATTTGTGTGTTACAAAAAGTGGACAATCTGGTAGCTCATTTGTAGCCAAAGTATGGCATGTAAAAAGTGGGCG tgctttagaaatttattcagaTCAACGTGGAGTACAATTTTATACTGGAGGTCGTTTACCACCTCAAATTAGTCCAGAACTTTTACCTACATATGAATTATTagaa gATATTGgggaaattgaagaaaatgatgAACTATATAAAAGTGATtatgaagatgaagaagaagaaatgaaaattgaaaaacaatataaaaaaataataactgtgcctaaaaaaatagaatttattttgggaaaaaatggagctcaatataaaaagtatagtGCTTTCAGTATCCAACCACAAAATTATCCTAATGCAATCCATTAT tcACATTTTCCATGTTCTATATTATATCCTGGTCAAGTTTATTATCATGATCTGACATATAAATTTGAAGTGCATCTtgcaaattatatgtaa